Within the Corynebacterium sp. sy039 genome, the region GCCCCACTTGCCCCTCAAAGGCAGCGACACTTGAGGTGTTAATAATTACACCGCGTTGCCCATTCTCATCTGGTTCATTTTCCCGCATTGCAATAGCAGCTTGACTGAGAACATTAAAAGTGCCAATCAGATTAACATTGATGGTTTTAGTAAAAAGCTCAAGTGAATGAACACCATTCTTGCCCACAACACGTGCAGAAGGGCAGATACCAGCGCAATTGACAGCAAGCGCCAAGGGTGCAATGGCTTTTGCTTGCTCAATAGCGGATGCGACTTGTGCAACATTTGTGACATCGCATTCGACGTACGTGATATTGGAATTATCCCCTTGGGTGAGGTCGAGAGCAATAACGTGGTAACCGGACTCAAAGAGTGCTTGGGCAGTGGCGGCACCGAGTCCAGAAGCGCCACCAGTGACAAGAGCACAGGAGTTCTGCATGATATGTCCTTTGCTGAGAAAATTTACTTAAAAGCGGATAAGCCTGTGATAGCGCGACCAACAATAAGGGAGTTGATCTCGTAGGTTCCTTCATAGGTATAGAGGATTTCTACATCATTGAGCAGCTTGGATAGTTCATATTGGGTCAGAATGCCATTACCACCTGCTAGTGCCCTGCCGGCTGCAGCGGATTCTCGTGCTAAGCGAGTTGTGGTTGCTTTGGCAAGAGCTGCATGAACCATATCAAAACCACCATTATCTTGTAGCCAGGCGATTTGGGCGAGCATACCGTAACTTGCCATTGCATTGCCGAGAATGCGCGATAACGGTTCTTGAACAAGCTGATATTTTGCCAGTGGCTTGCCGAACTGCTCTCTGTCAAGAACATAGTTGCGTGCACTATCAAAAATGGCTAGCTGTACTCCTGCGCCTTGCCATCCGACCCAAGCCCGAGAGTTGCGCAATAGGATGTTTGTTTGGGCAAAACTTGCAGTACCTGGGATGAGATTCTCTCGAGGGATAAGAACATTCTCAAAATGGAGATCGGCATTTTGCATAATGCGTAATCCCATTTTGCGATCAATTTTTTGCGCTGAGAAACCATCACGCTCTTTTTCTACGATAAAGCCCTTAATTTCATTATCGGTGGTGTCGCGAGCAAAGACGATGGCAAAATCGCAGATAGTTCCAGCGCCGATCCAGCGTTTTTGACCGTTAATAATCCAACCATCATCGGTTGGGGTGGCGGTGGTGGCTAGACCGCCGGCGATGTCTGAGCCATGATCTGGTTCGGTTAAAGCGAAACAGCCGATATTGCGGAATTGGCGCAGTCCTGGGAGCCATGTGTCTTTTTGCTCCGTGGATCCAAACTCGTTTATCAGATCGACAATGAGTTCATTGTGAATGCCAACTAGTGCGGATAGGGAGACATCGGCACGGGTAACTTCTGCGTAAATCATTCCTTTGAGCAGGCGGGAATAACCGCTAAACTCTAGTTCGCCTAGCCCGACTTCAGCCAGAGGATCAAGAAGCTCAAAGGGGAATTCTTCTTTATCCCAATAGGTGCCTACTGCTGGGCGAATTTTCTCCTGCAAGGTTTTTTGTACCTTAGCAAAATAGGCTTGTTCGTCTTTGTTGAGTAGGCGCGTGAATTGGAATAGGTCAGGATCGGGAAAGGGAATGTTGTGCGACATGAATCAACCTTTCATCTATATTGAGATTTGGTTCACATATTGATGGAAGTTGATTCTAGCGTACATTATTTGCTCTAGTGTGTGGTTTTGAGTATTTCTCTTCGTGTTATAGAGTTCTACTGGTTGTCGGCATAAATAAG harbors:
- a CDS encoding SDR family NAD(P)-dependent oxidoreductase, with product MQNSCALVTGGASGLGAATAQALFESGYHVIALDLTQGDNSNITYVECDVTNVAQVASAIEQAKAIAPLALAVNCAGICPSARVVGKNGVHSLELFTKTINVNLIGTFNVLSQAAIAMRENEPDENGQRGVIINTSSVAAFEGQVGQAAYAASKGGVHSLTISVARDLASSGIRVNSIAPGIVDTPMMAAITPEFRTQLEALVPFPPRLAKPEEYAHLVLSIVENPYLNGETIRLDGALRMPPR
- a CDS encoding acyl-CoA dehydrogenase family protein → MSHNIPFPDPDLFQFTRLLNKDEQAYFAKVQKTLQEKIRPAVGTYWDKEEFPFELLDPLAEVGLGELEFSGYSRLLKGMIYAEVTRADVSLSALVGIHNELIVDLINEFGSTEQKDTWLPGLRQFRNIGCFALTEPDHGSDIAGGLATTATPTDDGWIINGQKRWIGAGTICDFAIVFARDTTDNEIKGFIVEKERDGFSAQKIDRKMGLRIMQNADLHFENVLIPRENLIPGTASFAQTNILLRNSRAWVGWQGAGVQLAIFDSARNYVLDREQFGKPLAKYQLVQEPLSRILGNAMASYGMLAQIAWLQDNGGFDMVHAALAKATTTRLARESAAAGRALAGGNGILTQYELSKLLNDVEILYTYEGTYEINSLIVGRAITGLSAFK